A single Paratractidigestivibacter faecalis DNA region contains:
- a CDS encoding prolyl-tRNA synthetase associated domain-containing protein: MAGQNEAAATAARPEMGPEECFAAYEAAHNHRPLTKGQVLDLLDGRGVAYERCDHAAVRTVGEAEAARIPFKRHMAKNLFLRDPKKRNYYLFTAPDQKAIDLRVLQERLGSKRLSFASAQDLAEKLGVWPGSVTPFAALNEDTHTVRVTMDADFAAMGWIGCHPCDNTASVHLRTSDLLALLADAGVDVELLKV, encoded by the coding sequence GTGGCCGGGCAGAACGAGGCGGCGGCGACCGCCGCACGGCCCGAGATGGGCCCCGAGGAGTGCTTTGCCGCCTACGAGGCCGCCCATAACCACAGGCCGCTCACAAAGGGGCAGGTGCTCGACCTGCTGGACGGACGCGGCGTTGCCTACGAGCGCTGCGACCACGCGGCCGTGCGCACCGTGGGAGAGGCCGAGGCGGCCCGCATTCCCTTCAAGCGCCACATGGCAAAGAACCTCTTCCTGCGCGACCCAAAGAAGAGAAACTACTACCTCTTCACCGCGCCGGACCAGAAGGCCATTGACCTGCGAGTCCTCCAAGAGCGGCTAGGCAGCAAGCGACTCTCGTTTGCAAGCGCCCAAGACCTTGCGGAGAAGCTGGGCGTCTGGCCAGGCTCCGTCACGCCGTTTGCCGCGCTCAACGAGGACACCCACACCGTGCGCGTGACCATGGACGCGGACTTTGCGGCCATGGGCTGGATCGGCTGCCACCCCTGCGACAACACGGCCTCCGTCCACCTGAGAACGAGCGACCTCCTGGCGCTGCTGGCAGACGCCGGCGTGGACGTGGAGCTGCTGAAGGTCTAG
- the recN gene encoding DNA repair protein RecN, translated as MIDQMHVCDVALIHDATIEPAGGLTVLTGETGTGKTALLSSIKLLVGERADASAVREGADGLCVEGRFFVRGGDPDGCVVRRRVSADGRGRVEIDGHMASVRELASGVGSTVDLCGQHEHQRLLAVQTHVEMLDAWAGESVAAPLAAYQEALAAAKDAAAELERIRELGRATGEKLEEAAFALRRIDEVDPQEGELQELEDALPRAEHGETLVEAASGAHALLAGDEGACDAIGGAVRALQDASRYDARLGGFAESLESALIDVEDVASELRSYADEVEFDPESLEAMHARMSQLQGLLRAFGPRMEDVLARRREAREVVEAAGDGGEAERRARGEVDAAETRLAKCADALDEARAKAAPQLAALVSEQMGRLQMGSAELVVTQERLPRAEWGRRGPSHVEFLYRPGAGLTARPLRRIASGGEVSRVMLACKVVLGEADGCDTLVFDEVDAGVGGATAVALAGVLADLARSHQVIVVTHLAQVAVMAQRHYLVSKSAGDVPQTSIAQIDGEDRVAEVARMLSGDASELSLAHAREMLAAATSK; from the coding sequence ATGATCGACCAGATGCACGTCTGCGACGTCGCCCTCATCCACGACGCCACCATCGAGCCGGCAGGCGGCCTCACCGTCCTCACCGGCGAGACGGGCACGGGCAAGACGGCGCTCCTCTCGTCCATAAAGCTGCTGGTGGGAGAGCGCGCGGACGCGTCTGCCGTCCGGGAGGGGGCAGACGGGCTCTGCGTCGAGGGCCGCTTCTTCGTGCGCGGGGGAGACCCCGACGGCTGCGTGGTGCGCCGCCGTGTCTCCGCGGACGGGCGCGGCCGCGTGGAGATAGACGGACACATGGCCAGCGTGCGCGAGCTCGCCTCCGGTGTGGGGTCCACCGTAGACCTCTGCGGCCAGCACGAGCACCAGCGTCTCCTTGCCGTCCAGACCCACGTCGAGATGCTCGACGCCTGGGCGGGAGAGTCCGTGGCGGCCCCGCTCGCAGCCTACCAGGAGGCGCTTGCCGCCGCCAAGGATGCCGCCGCCGAGCTCGAGCGCATCCGCGAGCTTGGCCGCGCAACCGGCGAGAAGCTCGAGGAGGCCGCCTTTGCGCTGAGGCGCATCGACGAGGTCGATCCCCAGGAGGGAGAGCTTCAGGAGCTCGAGGACGCCTTGCCGCGCGCCGAGCACGGCGAGACCCTCGTGGAGGCCGCCTCCGGCGCCCACGCGCTGCTGGCGGGCGACGAGGGGGCCTGCGACGCCATCGGCGGCGCCGTGCGCGCTCTGCAGGACGCCTCACGCTACGACGCGCGCCTGGGCGGCTTTGCGGAGTCTCTGGAGAGCGCCCTCATCGACGTGGAGGACGTGGCGTCCGAGCTGCGCTCCTATGCCGACGAGGTGGAGTTTGACCCGGAGTCCCTCGAGGCCATGCACGCCAGGATGTCGCAGCTGCAGGGCCTGCTGCGTGCCTTCGGGCCGCGCATGGAGGACGTCCTCGCACGGCGCCGGGAGGCTCGGGAGGTCGTGGAGGCCGCCGGCGACGGCGGCGAGGCCGAGCGTCGTGCCCGCGGGGAGGTCGATGCGGCCGAGACTCGTCTTGCCAAGTGCGCCGACGCTCTGGACGAGGCCCGCGCCAAGGCCGCACCGCAGCTTGCCGCTTTGGTGAGCGAACAGATGGGTCGCCTGCAGATGGGCTCTGCCGAGCTCGTGGTTACCCAGGAGAGGCTCCCGCGCGCCGAGTGGGGCCGCCGCGGGCCCAGCCACGTGGAGTTTCTCTACCGCCCCGGCGCCGGGCTCACGGCGCGGCCGCTGCGCCGCATTGCCTCCGGCGGCGAGGTCAGCCGCGTCATGCTTGCCTGCAAGGTGGTCCTGGGCGAGGCCGACGGCTGCGACACGCTGGTCTTTGACGAGGTGGATGCCGGCGTCGGCGGTGCCACGGCCGTGGCCCTGGCGGGCGTGCTGGCAGACCTCGCAAGGAGCCACCAGGTCATCGTGGTCACGCACCTGGCTCAGGTGGCCGTCATGGCCCAGAGGCACTACCTGGTGAGCAAGTCCGCCGGCGACGTCCCCCAGACCAGCATCGCCCAGATTGACGGAGAGGACCGCGTCGCCGAGGTCGCCCGCATGCTCTCCGGCGACGCCTCCGAGCTCTCGCTCGCCCACGCCCGAGAGATGCTGGCGGCCGCGACGTCCAAGTAG
- a CDS encoding NAD(+)/NADH kinase: protein MKVLIVPNYSRPDAVEGARSLESWLDGQGIEAKWAHDKKLFPGRAVDASDCNLVVSLGGDGTLLRAARIVGYSGTPILGISYGHLGFLTSAGPADLIATVGEALAGELHVSHRATLDIESEFVRSDGSTYTVRSFALNDFALSRGGHGDIVEFDVSVSGIHIDRLRGDGFVVSTATGSTGYALAAGGPIVTPEFGGMVCVPVAPHTIMARAFLTSPSDVVEIDMSQERPVIRHFFADGQPVGDEDASWATHATVRRGEGDILLLDHSTESFYGSVSRVFYGQAARR, encoded by the coding sequence GTGAAGGTCCTCATCGTTCCCAACTACTCGCGCCCAGACGCCGTCGAGGGCGCTCGCAGCCTGGAGTCTTGGCTTGACGGGCAAGGCATCGAGGCCAAGTGGGCGCACGACAAGAAGCTCTTCCCCGGTCGCGCCGTGGACGCGTCCGACTGCAACCTGGTGGTCTCCCTCGGAGGCGACGGCACGCTGCTGCGGGCGGCCCGCATCGTCGGCTACTCAGGCACGCCCATCCTCGGCATCTCCTACGGCCACCTCGGGTTTCTCACCAGCGCGGGACCGGCCGACCTCATCGCCACGGTGGGGGAGGCCCTGGCGGGGGAGCTCCACGTGAGCCACCGCGCTACGCTGGACATAGAGAGCGAGTTCGTGCGCTCGGACGGCTCCACCTACACCGTGAGGAGCTTCGCGCTCAACGACTTCGCGCTCTCGCGCGGCGGCCACGGGGACATCGTGGAGTTTGACGTCTCGGTCTCGGGTATCCACATCGACCGTCTGCGCGGAGATGGCTTCGTAGTCTCCACGGCAACCGGCTCCACGGGCTACGCCCTGGCGGCGGGCGGCCCCATCGTGACCCCAGAGTTTGGCGGCATGGTCTGCGTGCCCGTGGCCCCCCACACCATCATGGCCCGCGCCTTTCTGACCTCCCCCTCGGACGTGGTGGAGATCGACATGTCCCAGGAGAGGCCCGTCATCAGGCACTTCTTTGCGGACGGCCAGCCCGTGGGCGACGAGGACGCCAGCTGGGCCACGCATGCCACGGTGCGCCGCGGCGAGGGGGACATCCTCCTGCTGGACCACAGCACCGAGAGCTTCTACGGCTCGGTGAGCCGCGTCTTCTACGGTCAGGCGGCCCGCCGATGA
- a CDS encoding TlyA family RNA methyltransferase — MAKRQRLDDELVEQGFFATRDEALRAIMAGEVSTSDRRLTSAGQKVERGLPLHVKGHGSYVSRGGLKLERGLDHFGVDPTGLACLDVGCSTGGFTDCLLRRGASSVLSVDVGYAQFDWALRQDARVTLMERTNIVDVPAAVGASCVDLAVCDVSFTSVTTVLPAVMELLRPHGAFLTLVKPQFEAAREDVGEGGVVRDQAVRDAAVERVRTAFEEAGLNVAGVCESPIHGHKGNVEYLLLGTRG, encoded by the coding sequence GTGGCCAAGCGCCAGCGCCTTGACGACGAGCTCGTCGAGCAAGGATTCTTTGCGACAAGGGACGAGGCCTTGCGCGCCATCATGGCGGGCGAGGTCTCGACTTCTGACCGGAGGCTGACCTCGGCGGGCCAGAAGGTGGAGCGAGGCCTCCCGCTGCACGTCAAGGGGCACGGCTCCTACGTGAGCCGCGGCGGCCTCAAGCTCGAGCGGGGCCTCGACCACTTTGGCGTTGACCCCACGGGCCTCGCCTGCCTTGACGTGGGCTGCTCGACGGGAGGCTTCACCGACTGCCTGCTGCGCCGGGGCGCCTCCTCGGTGCTCTCCGTCGACGTGGGCTACGCGCAGTTTGACTGGGCGCTTCGGCAGGACGCGAGGGTGACCCTGATGGAGCGGACCAACATCGTGGACGTGCCCGCCGCCGTGGGTGCCTCCTGCGTGGACCTGGCCGTCTGCGACGTCTCGTTCACGTCGGTGACCACGGTGCTTCCGGCGGTCATGGAGCTGCTGCGGCCGCACGGCGCGTTTCTCACCTTGGTGAAGCCGCAGTTTGAGGCCGCTCGCGAGGACGTGGGCGAGGGTGGTGTGGTCCGCGACCAGGCCGTGCGCGACGCCGCGGTGGAGCGGGTGCGCACCGCCTTCGAGGAGGCGGGCCTCAACGTCGCCGGCGTCTGCGAGAGCCCCATCCACGGCCACAAGGGCAACGTGGAGTACCTGCTGCTGGGCACGCGCGGATAG
- a CDS encoding exodeoxyribonuclease VII small subunit, translating into MARPDTSRYQTFGDITGRLDDIVAQVRDKDVSLERSLDLFDEAIALGSKAVDLVDATDFSPEEEAKLDEAQAKDAGVAESPEADESQAGGETGGAE; encoded by the coding sequence GTGGCAAGGCCGGACACCTCCCGCTACCAGACCTTCGGCGACATCACCGGCAGGCTTGACGACATCGTCGCCCAGGTCCGCGACAAGGACGTCTCGCTGGAGCGCTCGCTCGACCTCTTCGATGAGGCCATCGCCCTGGGCTCCAAGGCGGTGGACCTCGTGGACGCCACGGACTTCTCGCCCGAGGAGGAGGCAAAGCTGGACGAGGCCCAGGCCAAGGATGCCGGTGTCGCCGAGTCTCCGGAGGCCGACGAGTCCCAGGCGGGCGGCGAGACGGGCGGGGCCGAGTAG
- the nusB gene encoding transcription antitermination factor NusB: protein MSIHFGGRTLARSQAFQLLFQAEANHLTVEEVLGKDYVIEKGPLDDFARQLALGADAARHDLDAVIASRSVTWTLRRMPSMDRNLLRLAIYEMLFVDEVEIPVTINESVELAKAYGTDDSSRFVNGILGRVADDVEAGVDVIARAHEVLAERGEDEADLMAEPTVAEPSPVAAEAEVFEPVSDEEYDDYEGGYEDDYAYEDDNDGYWELAHRTRRERDQAAPVEHKPFGSDMAPQEGELTGVFIRREETDDDGEGW from the coding sequence TTGAGCATCCACTTCGGCGGGCGCACCCTCGCCCGCAGCCAGGCGTTCCAGCTTCTGTTCCAGGCCGAGGCCAACCACCTCACGGTTGAGGAGGTCCTGGGCAAGGACTACGTCATCGAGAAGGGCCCGCTGGACGACTTTGCCCGCCAGCTCGCCCTGGGCGCCGACGCCGCCCGCCACGACCTGGACGCTGTCATCGCCAGCCGCTCCGTCACCTGGACGCTGCGCCGCATGCCGTCCATGGACCGCAACCTCCTGCGCCTCGCCATCTACGAGATGCTCTTTGTCGACGAGGTCGAGATCCCGGTCACCATCAACGAGAGTGTCGAGCTCGCCAAGGCCTACGGCACCGACGACTCCTCCCGCTTCGTGAACGGCATCCTCGGCCGCGTCGCCGACGACGTGGAGGCTGGCGTCGACGTTATCGCCCGCGCCCACGAGGTGCTTGCCGAGCGCGGCGAGGACGAGGCCGACCTCATGGCGGAGCCCACCGTCGCCGAGCCCTCTCCCGTGGCCGCCGAGGCCGAGGTCTTCGAGCCCGTCTCCGACGAGGAGTACGACGACTACGAGGGCGGCTACGAAGACGACTACGCCTACGAGGACGACAACGACGGCTACTGGGAGCTCGCCCACCGCACGCGCCGCGAGCGCGACCAGGCCGCTCCCGTCGAGCACAAGCCCTTCGGCTCCGACATGGCTCCCCAGGAGGGAGAGCTCACCGGCGTCTTCATTCGTCGCGAGGAGACTGACGACGACGGCGAGGGTTGGTAG
- a CDS encoding Asp23/Gls24 family envelope stress response protein, whose translation MAESELYVSGIGISKNVVSTVVSLAARRVAGVASVGGNDIASSLISVFTSRSLAPEQAVESSVEDDRLKLVVHIAAFYGYPFTKLAADVREAVADAVTEQIGVEVAAIDVYIDSLVFPKE comes from the coding sequence ATGGCCGAAAGCGAACTCTACGTCTCCGGTATCGGAATCTCCAAGAACGTTGTCTCCACCGTCGTCTCCCTGGCGGCCCGCCGCGTCGCCGGCGTCGCCTCCGTCGGTGGCAACGACATCGCCTCCAGCCTCATCTCCGTCTTCACCAGCCGCTCCCTTGCCCCCGAGCAGGCCGTGGAGTCCTCCGTCGAGGACGACCGCCTCAAGCTCGTCGTGCACATCGCGGCCTTCTACGGCTACCCGTTCACCAAGCTCGCCGCCGACGTGCGCGAGGCCGTGGCCGACGCCGTGACCGAGCAGATCGGCGTCGAGGTCGCAGCCATCGACGTCTACATTGACAGTCTCGTCTTCCCCAAGGAGTAA
- the efp gene encoding elongation factor P, which translates to MATISTADFKNGMGLKINGKYYTIVEFQHVKPGKGGAFVRYKIRDLKSGRVIDQTCNAGTKFENVQLITKEMQYLYNDGDSFYFMDNETYEQIPVPADFIGDSVKWFKENDNCQLLYADTELLGVQPPMFIEVEITETDPGFKGDTVQGGTKPATIETGAVIQVPMYLNQGEVIKVDTRDGKFVSRV; encoded by the coding sequence GTGGCAACCATCAGCACCGCAGACTTCAAGAACGGCATGGGCCTCAAGATCAACGGCAAGTACTACACCATCGTTGAGTTCCAGCACGTCAAGCCGGGCAAGGGCGGCGCTTTCGTGCGCTACAAGATTCGCGACCTCAAGAGTGGCCGCGTCATCGACCAGACCTGCAACGCCGGCACCAAGTTCGAGAACGTGCAGCTCATCACCAAGGAGATGCAGTACCTCTACAACGACGGCGACTCCTTCTACTTCATGGACAACGAGACCTACGAGCAGATTCCCGTTCCCGCCGACTTCATTGGCGACTCCGTGAAGTGGTTCAAGGAGAACGACAACTGCCAGCTCCTTTACGCCGACACCGAGCTGCTCGGCGTCCAGCCCCCGATGTTCATTGAGGTCGAGATCACCGAGACCGACCCGGGCTTCAAGGGTGACACCGTCCAGGGCGGCACCAAGCCCGCCACCATCGAGACCGGCGCTGTCATCCAGGTCCCGATGTACCTCAACCAGGGCGAGGTCATCAAGGTCGACACCCGCGACGGCAAGTTCGTCTCCCGCGTCTAG
- a CDS encoding DUF956 family protein, with protein sequence MAQAVTAAAHGARPSFNSEVELETSANCLVNGFVPKPGTLYLGERGIEFRGDSTFAQRVAWDDVELVSCDIFRGHVRTMDVHTSLGDILTFTVDDDIEALRAMAAHVGRDKVENVNEVAPAEQPSGGLMSRLRSIFG encoded by the coding sequence ATGGCACAGGCCGTCACTGCGGCAGCTCACGGGGCCCGCCCGTCCTTCAACTCCGAGGTCGAGCTCGAGACCTCCGCTAACTGCCTCGTCAACGGGTTCGTCCCCAAGCCGGGCACGCTCTACCTGGGCGAGAGGGGCATCGAGTTCCGCGGGGACTCCACCTTTGCCCAGCGCGTTGCCTGGGACGACGTCGAGCTCGTGAGCTGCGACATCTTCCGCGGCCACGTCCGCACCATGGATGTGCACACCTCGCTCGGCGACATCCTGACCTTCACTGTGGACGACGACATCGAGGCGCTGCGCGCCATGGCCGCCCACGTCGGGCGTGACAAGGTCGAGAACGTCAACGAGGTCGCCCCTGCCGAACAGCCTTCGGGCGGGCTCATGTCCCGTCTGCGCTCGATCTTTGGCTAG
- a CDS encoding DUF956 family protein encodes MAQSQNSSVDLALKATSFQGLTTYGDVMVGNAAFEFYNEKNPEDYIQIPWDQVDYVAAEVLPGKKIARFAIFTKENGHFSFSTRDNKATLRAMRAYIPEDRLQRSPSFADVMKAGAKSLLHLGRK; translated from the coding sequence ATGGCCCAGTCACAGAACAGCTCGGTCGACCTCGCCCTCAAGGCCACGTCCTTCCAGGGGCTCACCACCTATGGCGACGTCATGGTGGGCAACGCCGCCTTCGAGTTCTACAACGAGAAGAACCCCGAGGACTATATCCAGATTCCCTGGGACCAGGTGGACTACGTCGCCGCCGAGGTGCTCCCCGGCAAGAAGATCGCGCGCTTCGCAATCTTCACCAAGGAGAACGGCCACTTCTCGTTCTCCACACGTGACAACAAGGCGACGCTGCGCGCCATGAGGGCCTACATTCCCGAGGACCGCCTCCAGAGGTCGCCCTCCTTCGCCGACGTCATGAAGGCCGGCGCCAAGAGCCTGCTTCACCTCGGGCGCAAGTAG
- a CDS encoding PTS system mannose/fructose/sorbose family transporter subunit IID, whose amino-acid sequence MAENKVSLSKKDRQAVCFRHQFLQGSWNYERMQNGGWCYSMIPAIKKLYTNKDDQIAALKRHMEFYNTHPYVSAPVIGVTLALEEERANGAPVDDVAIQGVKVGMMGPLAGVGDPVFWFTVRPILGALGASLALSGNILGPLLFFVLWNVIRIAFLWYTQEFGYKVGSSIAKDLSGGLMGKVTEGASILGMFIIGALVERWVSISFTPVVSQVTQSAGAYIDWSALPAGAEGIKSALTQYAALGATGLDQIKVTTLQANLDSLIPGLAAVGLTMLCCYLLKKKVSPIVIILALFAVGIIGRVVGFM is encoded by the coding sequence ATGGCAGAGAACAAGGTGTCTCTTTCCAAGAAGGACCGCCAGGCGGTTTGCTTCCGTCACCAGTTCCTCCAGGGCTCCTGGAACTACGAGCGCATGCAGAACGGCGGCTGGTGCTACTCCATGATCCCTGCGATCAAGAAGCTGTACACCAACAAGGATGACCAGATCGCGGCCCTCAAGCGCCACATGGAGTTCTACAACACGCACCCGTACGTGTCCGCTCCGGTCATTGGCGTCACCCTGGCCCTCGAGGAGGAGCGCGCCAACGGCGCACCCGTTGACGACGTGGCCATCCAGGGCGTCAAGGTCGGCATGATGGGCCCGCTCGCCGGCGTCGGCGACCCGGTCTTCTGGTTCACCGTGCGCCCGATTCTGGGTGCCCTGGGCGCCTCCCTGGCCCTCTCCGGCAACATCCTCGGCCCGCTCCTCTTCTTCGTGCTGTGGAACGTCATCCGCATCGCCTTCCTGTGGTACACGCAGGAGTTTGGCTACAAGGTGGGCTCCTCCATCGCCAAGGACCTCTCCGGCGGCCTGATGGGCAAGGTCACCGAGGGCGCCTCCATCCTGGGCATGTTCATCATCGGCGCCCTGGTGGAGCGCTGGGTCTCCATCTCCTTCACGCCGGTCGTCTCCCAGGTCACGCAGTCCGCGGGCGCCTACATCGACTGGTCCGCGCTTCCTGCCGGCGCCGAGGGCATCAAGAGCGCCCTCACGCAGTACGCCGCCCTGGGCGCCACCGGTCTTGATCAGATCAAGGTCACCACGCTCCAGGCCAACCTGGACTCCCTCATCCCCGGCCTTGCCGCCGTGGGCCTGACGATGCTCTGCTGCTACCTGCTCAAGAAGAAGGTCAGCCCCATCGTCATCATCCTCGCCCTCTTCGCCGTGGGCATCATCGGCCGCGTCGTCGGCTTCATGTAG
- a CDS encoding PTS mannose/fructose/sorbose transporter subunit IIC yields MNPITILLIVIVALLAGMEGILDEFQFHQPLVACTLIGLVSGHLQEGIILGGSLQMIALGWANIGAAVAPDAALASVASSIIMVLALDGGTTDPTNAINTSIALAVPLSVAGLFLTMICRTLATGIVHIMDGAAEKGDFAAIERWQVIAILMQGIRIAIPAAILCFIPSETVTSALNAMPAWLSGGMAVGGGMVAAVGYAMVINMMATKEVWPFFILGFVLAAISELTLIALGLIGISLALIYLGLKDMAKQGGGNGGSGDPLGDILNDYE; encoded by the coding sequence ATGAACCCAATCACGATTCTGCTCATCGTCATCGTCGCCTTGCTGGCCGGCATGGAGGGCATCCTCGATGAGTTCCAGTTCCACCAGCCGCTGGTGGCCTGCACGCTCATCGGCCTGGTCTCCGGTCACCTGCAGGAGGGCATCATCCTGGGCGGCTCCCTCCAGATGATTGCCCTCGGCTGGGCCAATATCGGCGCGGCCGTCGCTCCCGACGCCGCCCTCGCCTCCGTCGCCTCCTCCATCATCATGGTCCTGGCGCTTGACGGCGGCACCACCGACCCGACCAACGCCATCAACACGTCCATCGCCCTGGCAGTGCCCCTGTCCGTGGCCGGCCTGTTCCTGACCATGATCTGCCGTACGCTGGCAACCGGCATCGTCCACATCATGGACGGCGCCGCCGAGAAGGGCGACTTCGCCGCCATCGAGCGCTGGCAGGTCATCGCCATCCTGATGCAGGGCATCCGCATCGCCATCCCGGCCGCCATCCTCTGCTTCATCCCGTCCGAGACCGTGACCTCCGCCCTCAACGCCATGCCCGCATGGCTGTCCGGCGGCATGGCCGTCGGCGGCGGCATGGTCGCGGCCGTCGGCTACGCCATGGTCATCAACATGATGGCCACCAAGGAGGTCTGGCCGTTCTTCATCCTCGGCTTCGTCCTCGCCGCCATCTCCGAGCTCACGCTCATCGCCCTGGGTCTCATCGGCATCTCCCTCGCCCTCATCTACCTCGGCCTGAAGGACATGGCCAAGCAGGGTGGCGGCAACGGTGGCTCCGGCGACCCGCTGGGCGACATCTTGAACGACTACGAGTAA
- a CDS encoding PTS sugar transporter subunit IIB: protein MVSIVLASHGTFAEGIKMSGQMIFGQQDDVVAVTLMPEMGPDDLRAKLLEAIGGLGDQDQVLFLVDLQGGTPWNQISLLLDEEGHENWVAVAGLNLPMLVSAYGARMGAETAVDVAKEILPEAKGGIVTKPEGIAPAEAPAAAPVARQGAIPEGTVLGDGHIKIAHVRVDTRLLHGQVATTWTKTVSPDRIIVVSDGVAHDQLRKTMIEQAAPPGVPANVVPISKMIEVTKDPRFGATKAMLLFENPQDLLAAIEGGVDIKEANIGSMAHSVGKVVVTNAIAMDNADVETLETLHAKGVALEARKVPSDSPVSYEDLIKKAKSELASA, encoded by the coding sequence GTGGTTAGCATTGTTCTAGCCAGTCATGGCACGTTCGCCGAGGGCATCAAGATGTCCGGCCAGATGATCTTTGGCCAGCAGGACGACGTCGTCGCCGTGACGCTTATGCCCGAGATGGGGCCGGATGACCTCAGGGCTAAGCTCCTCGAGGCCATAGGTGGCCTCGGCGACCAGGACCAGGTCCTGTTCCTGGTCGACCTGCAGGGCGGCACGCCCTGGAACCAGATCTCCCTGCTGCTGGACGAGGAGGGTCACGAGAACTGGGTTGCGGTCGCAGGCCTCAACCTGCCCATGCTCGTCTCCGCCTACGGCGCCCGCATGGGCGCTGAGACCGCGGTCGACGTCGCCAAGGAGATTCTCCCCGAGGCCAAGGGCGGCATCGTCACCAAGCCGGAGGGCATCGCCCCCGCCGAGGCTCCCGCAGCCGCTCCCGTCGCCCGCCAGGGGGCCATTCCCGAGGGCACGGTCCTGGGCGACGGCCACATCAAGATCGCGCACGTGCGCGTGGACACGCGCCTGCTGCACGGCCAGGTTGCCACCACGTGGACCAAGACCGTCTCCCCCGACCGCATCATCGTGGTCTCCGACGGCGTGGCCCACGACCAGCTCCGCAAGACCATGATCGAGCAGGCGGCCCCTCCCGGAGTCCCCGCCAACGTGGTCCCCATCTCCAAGATGATCGAGGTCACCAAGGACCCGCGCTTCGGCGCCACCAAGGCCATGCTGCTCTTCGAGAACCCGCAGGATCTTCTCGCCGCCATTGAGGGCGGGGTGGACATCAAGGAGGCCAACATCGGCTCCATGGCCCACTCCGTCGGCAAGGTCGTTGTCACCAACGCCATCGCGATGGACAACGCCGACGTGGAGACCCTCGAGACCCTGCACGCCAAGGGCGTCGCGCTCGAGGCCCGCAAGGTCCCGTCCGACTCTCCCGTCAGCTACGAGGACCTCATCAAGAAGGCCAAGTCCGAGTTGGCCTCTGCCTAG